Proteins encoded within one genomic window of Desulforegulaceae bacterium:
- a CDS encoding helix-turn-helix domain-containing protein: protein MRQIELSFADNKKSYTKAFARYVLELSSKMTIKDIASHLNTSWDLIKSIQKEDFKRKYKNIKFGKLKRIGIDEISIAKGHKDMTIVMDLDSGKIVYANKGKGSDSLTEFFKKLKASKAKIKAVSMAFIKKTEKY, encoded by the coding sequence GTGCGACAAATTGAACTTAGTTTTGCAGATAATAAAAAAAGTTATACGAAAGCGTTTGCAAGGTATGTCCTTGAACTATCATCAAAAATGACAATTAAAGATATTGCCAGCCACCTCAACACAAGCTGGGATTTAATAAAAAGTATCCAGAAAGAGGATTTTAAGAGGAAATATAAAAACATTAAATTCGGCAAATTAAAAAGAATAGGTATTGATGAAATTTCAATAGCTAAAGGCCATAAAGATATGACAATTGTTATGGATCTGGACTCAGGAAAAATAGTTTATGCAAATAAAGGAAAAGGGTCTGATTCTTTGACTGAATTTTTTAAAAAACTAAAAGCATCCAAAGCAAAAATAAAAGCTGTTTCAATGGCTTTTATTAAAAAAACCGAAAAATATTAA
- a CDS encoding transposase, with protein MKSALRINEPLAKAYYMKEELRQIWSQSDKDKTSEIIDDWLRLARESKYKIIIEFGNKLKIYKTGILNFYDHSISSGPLEGLNNKIKTILIELAFLPL; from the coding sequence TTGAAGTCAGCCTTAAGAATTAATGAACCTCTTGCCAAAGCGTATTATATGAAGGAAGAACTTAGGCAAATATGGTCTCAGTCAGATAAAGATAAAACTTCTGAAATCATAGATGACTGGCTAAGACTTGCAAGAGAATCAAAATATAAAATTATTATTGAGTTTGGTAATAAGCTTAAGATCTATAAAACAGGAATATTGAATTTTTATGACCATTCAATATCAAGCGGTCCGCTTGAAGGTCTTAACAATAAAATAAAAACTATCCTTATTGAATTGGCTTTTTTACCCCTTTAA